One Halalkalicoccus subterraneus DNA segment encodes these proteins:
- a CDS encoding segregation and condensation protein A: protein MTEIVPPTDPDADAESEPVELLVQLAEEGEIEPWDIDIVEVTDAFLAKLDGTDLRTSGRALFYASVLLRMKSDELLAEDETEEFEDWEAEMGIGGGMGEESFPEDPIADLEREMERRLDRKQARGSPETLDELVRELREAERDSWWKESREYDTSGSPKGFQRGTQTLDYHSADEFRAEEEPTAEDVTGTAHGEDIEETITRVYDVLDEQYSSGREEVLFSEIDSAGGSRVETFLALLFLAHRGQVRLEQDDLFGDLWVQNPAAAEGSEAVAG, encoded by the coding sequence ATGACTGAGATCGTCCCGCCGACGGATCCGGACGCCGACGCGGAAAGCGAGCCCGTCGAGCTGTTGGTCCAACTCGCAGAGGAAGGTGAGATCGAGCCCTGGGACATCGACATCGTCGAGGTGACCGACGCCTTCCTCGCGAAGCTCGACGGGACGGATCTCCGAACCTCGGGTCGTGCGCTCTTCTATGCGAGCGTCCTGTTGCGGATGAAGAGCGACGAGCTGCTCGCCGAGGACGAGACAGAGGAGTTCGAGGACTGGGAGGCCGAGATGGGGATAGGCGGCGGAATGGGTGAGGAATCGTTCCCTGAGGATCCGATCGCGGATCTCGAACGCGAGATGGAGCGCCGGCTCGACCGGAAACAGGCGCGCGGGTCGCCCGAGACGCTCGACGAGTTGGTGAGAGAACTCCGGGAGGCCGAACGCGACTCGTGGTGGAAGGAGTCGCGTGAGTACGACACCTCCGGCTCGCCGAAGGGCTTCCAGCGCGGTACCCAGACGCTGGATTACCACTCGGCGGACGAGTTCCGCGCCGAGGAGGAGCCCACCGCCGAGGACGTCACTGGTACTGCTCACGGCGAGGACATCGAGGAGACGATCACGCGAGTCTACGACGTGCTGGACGAACAGTACAGCTCCGGGCGCGAGGAAGTGCTGTTTTCGGAGATCGACTCCGCCGGCGGATCACGCGTCGAGACGTTCCTCGCGCTGCTCTTTCTGGCCCACCGCGGACAGGTCCGCCTC